A single Tachypleus tridentatus isolate NWPU-2018 chromosome 9, ASM421037v1, whole genome shotgun sequence DNA region contains:
- the LOC143225810 gene encoding uncharacterized protein LOC143225810 — protein sequence MEKCCLLTLVALLSLISQGFTTRCYICSWSPDDRNNQTDHCTDDNFHAQKVYSHECDHGCEVFVQWDSNGSLEQWRRNCVPEDVDIANSCEVINKIAWKRRICACDTDYCNGVSTLSGLRSLGAVLSFIIVCNLRQ from the exons ATGGAGAAGTGCTGTTTATTAACGCTGGTGGCGCTACTGTCGCTCATATCACAGG GTTTTACTACCCGGTGTTACATCTGTAGCTGGAGTCCAGACGATAGAAATAACCAGACTGATCATTGCACAGACGACAACTTCCATGCCCAGAAAGTTTACAGTCACGAGTGTGATCATGGTTGTGAGGTTTTTGTTCAGTGGGACTCCAATG GGAGCCTGGAACAGTGGAGAAGGAACTGTGTCCCTGAAGATGTCGACATAGCAAATAGTTGTGAGGTTATAAACAAAATTGCCTGGAAGAGAAGAATCTGTGCTTGTGATACGGACTATTGTAATGGGGTTTCTACTTTGTCAGGGCTAAGATCTCTGGGCGCTGTACTGAGTTTCATCATAGTGTGCAATTTAAGGCAGTGA